One Syntrophorhabdaceae bacterium genomic region harbors:
- a CDS encoding CdaR family protein, protein MNILREYILKDIKLKLLALILAILFWFAVSYTGDTKMTVSIPVIFNNLEKQYIVRNIEPDHVLLSLSGPVSVMKNMKLKDLKITVDLAGIKQGKHSINLSKDNINLPNGIKLDTFKPDYINLDIEGIIEKRLRVIVKLDKRWEGIYKIKSWHPNFVLIEGTKDTLNNRETIETNIIDGNFLHEEEEIDITVDTKGMVIKKIRPETIRVILKRI, encoded by the coding sequence GTGAACATATTAAGAGAATATATACTCAAGGATATAAAACTTAAACTCTTGGCATTAATACTTGCCATATTATTCTGGTTTGCTGTTTCATACACTGGGGATACAAAGATGACCGTGTCGATTCCGGTAATCTTTAACAATCTGGAAAAACAGTATATAGTTAGAAATATAGAGCCCGATCACGTATTATTATCACTAAGCGGCCCTGTCTCTGTTATGAAAAATATGAAGCTGAAGGATTTAAAGATAACAGTAGATCTTGCAGGAATAAAACAAGGCAAACATTCAATAAATCTCTCCAAAGATAATATCAATCTTCCCAACGGCATAAAATTAGATACCTTTAAACCGGATTACATAAACTTGGACATAGAAGGGATCATAGAAAAGAGGCTGAGAGTAATAGTAAAGCTTGACAAAAGGTGGGAGGGCATATACAAGATTAAATCATGGCATCCCAATTTTGTATTAATAGAAGGCACAAAAGATACCCTTAATAATAGAGAAACCATAGAAACAAATATCATCGACGGCAATTTTTTACATGAAGAGGAAGAGATTGACATAACCGTTGATACAAAGGGCATGGTAATTAAAAAGATAAGGCCAGAGACAATAAGGGTTATTTTAAAAAGGATATAA
- the cdaA gene encoding diadenylate cyclase CdaA translates to MIYNIRWQDIIDILIVSFIIYRILVFIKGTRSIQLIVGLIIILFVFYVSKKLELFTLNWILGNFVGSLIIIVVVIFQDDIRRMLLALGRSPFLRRITYLEESLFYDNIVNACVIMSKRKIGALIVIERDVGLEEFMEIGIRLDAEVNTELLLSIFHTSSPLHDGATIIREGRIRAAGCILPLTQREDIDKTFGTRHRAAIGISEITDAVTIVVSEESGNISYTYKGDIYTKLNGETLKVALKDLLRKRK, encoded by the coding sequence ATGATATACAACATCAGATGGCAAGACATTATTGATATATTAATAGTATCTTTTATCATATACAGGATACTTGTATTCATTAAAGGAACAAGGTCAATACAATTAATAGTAGGCCTTATAATAATTCTATTTGTCTTTTACGTTTCAAAAAAACTCGAACTTTTTACCCTTAATTGGATACTCGGTAATTTTGTAGGTTCACTTATCATCATAGTGGTGGTTATCTTCCAAGACGACATCAGGAGGATGCTCCTTGCCTTGGGTAGAAGCCCTTTTTTAAGAAGGATTACATACCTTGAAGAGAGCTTGTTTTACGATAACATTGTAAATGCATGTGTTATCATGAGCAAGAGAAAGATAGGGGCGCTTATCGTAATAGAGAGGGACGTGGGATTGGAAGAGTTTATGGAGATCGGTATAAGGCTTGATGCAGAAGTGAATACCGAACTTCTATTGAGTATATTTCATACAAGCTCACCTCTACATGATGGTGCCACCATAATAAGGGAAGGGAGGATAAGGGCAGCAGGTTGTATACTTCCTCTCACCCAGAGAGAGGATATAGATAAGACCTTTGGAACAAGGCACAGGGCAGCAATAGGCATATCAGAGATTACAGACGCAGTGACTATTGTGGTATCTGAGGAAAGCGGCAATATTTCATACACATATAAAGGGGATATTTACACTAAATTAAACGGTGAAACACTCAAGGTAGCACTAAAAGACCTATTGAGAAAGAGAAAGTGA
- the folP gene encoding dihydropteroate synthase, whose product MKKGLLHKGRPLIMGILNVTPDSFFDGGQYLKKDEALKHALKMIEDGADIIDVGGESTRPFSEPVDVQEELRRVIPVIEAIRLRSDITISVDTYRAEVAENACKAGAEIVNDISGLGFDSKMAETIARLGAYAVIMHIKGTPKDMQKDPYYDDVISEIKDFFSERIEFARAKGIDDGKIILDPGIGFGKRVEDNLRIIKELKAFKELGMPILIGTSMKSFIGTVTESELHERIEGTLASIAISIWNGADIVRVHDVKKAFKVIKLVDAIMRS is encoded by the coding sequence GTGAAAAAGGGGCTACTGCATAAAGGCAGACCCCTTATTATGGGGATTTTGAATGTAACACCTGACTCCTTTTTTGATGGCGGTCAGTATTTGAAAAAAGATGAGGCATTAAAACATGCCCTCAAGATGATAGAAGATGGCGCAGACATTATAGATGTGGGCGGGGAATCCACAAGACCATTTTCAGAGCCTGTTGATGTTCAAGAAGAGCTTAGAAGGGTTATACCTGTTATAGAGGCTATCAGGTTAAGGTCTGATATCACCATATCAGTAGATACATATAGAGCAGAAGTGGCAGAGAATGCCTGTAAGGCAGGGGCAGAGATCGTAAATGATATAAGCGGTCTTGGTTTTGATAGTAAAATGGCAGAGACAATAGCCAGACTTGGTGCCTATGCTGTAATCATGCATATAAAGGGGACGCCCAAGGATATGCAAAAAGATCCTTATTATGATGATGTAATTTCTGAAATAAAGGATTTCTTTTCAGAAAGAATTGAATTTGCAAGAGCTAAAGGTATAGATGATGGAAAAATAATACTCGATCCAGGGATAGGGTTTGGTAAGAGGGTAGAGGATAACCTAAGGATCATAAAAGAGTTAAAGGCATTCAAAGAATTGGGTATGCCTATACTTATAGGAACATCTATGAAATCCTTTATAGGCACTGTGACAGAATCAGAACTCCATGAAAGGATTGAAGGGACACTGGCAAGCATAGCCATTTCCATCTGGAACGGTGCAGATATAGTAAGGGTTCATGATGTAAAAAAGGCATTTAAGGTAATAAAACTTGTAGATGCAATAATGAGGTCATGA
- the ftsH gene encoding ATP-dependent zinc metalloprotease FtsH → MAKNPNTNPINKNIFIWLFIVLLGLFIFNIYYKPKRTYEQVIFSDFVEAVKSNNIISVTIQGKNIYGTYKDGKEFKSYAPDDPELMKILREHNVKIHAKPDEESGFWQNIFISWFPMLLLIGVWIFFMRQMQSGGGKAMAFGKSRARLFTSKENKVTFKDVAGIEEAKEELQEIIEFLTDPKKFTKLGGRIPKGVLLVGPPGTGKTLLAKAIAGEANVPFFSISGSDFVEMFVGVGASRVRDLFNQGKKNAPCIIFIDEIDAVGRHRGAGLGGGHDEREQTLNQLLVEMDGFESNEGVIVMSATNRPDVLDPALLRPGRFDRQVVVSTPDVKGREAILKVHTRKTVIDSKVDLSIIARGTPGFSGADLENLVNEAALIAARKSKKAIEMEDFEHAKDKVLMGVERRSMIIPFQERKNTAYHEAGHALVAKMLPNADPIHKVTIIPRGRALGITQQLPIDERHTYPKEYLLDNITILLGGRAAEQIVLNHETTGAGNDIERATEIARKMLCEWGMSDKLGPLSYGKNEEHIFLGKEIARHRDFSEKTAQEIDEELRNIVNSSFERARNILTNNIETLHAIANRLLEKESLDGQEIDDIIRETTGEKGATA, encoded by the coding sequence ATGGCTAAAAACCCCAACACAAATCCTATAAATAAAAATATCTTTATCTGGCTTTTTATTGTGCTCCTCGGACTTTTTATCTTCAATATATATTACAAACCAAAAAGAACCTATGAACAGGTTATATTCAGTGATTTTGTTGAGGCTGTTAAGTCCAATAATATAATCTCTGTAACCATACAGGGAAAAAACATTTATGGCACCTATAAGGACGGAAAAGAATTTAAGAGCTATGCCCCTGATGACCCGGAATTGATGAAGATTTTAAGGGAGCATAATGTAAAGATCCATGCAAAACCCGATGAGGAATCAGGGTTCTGGCAGAATATTTTTATATCATGGTTCCCCATGCTACTTCTTATAGGCGTGTGGATATTTTTTATGAGGCAGATGCAATCAGGGGGCGGTAAAGCCATGGCATTCGGCAAAAGCAGGGCAAGATTATTTACAAGCAAGGAAAATAAGGTAACGTTTAAGGATGTGGCAGGAATTGAGGAGGCAAAAGAGGAACTCCAGGAGATTATAGAATTCTTAACAGACCCTAAAAAGTTTACAAAACTCGGGGGAAGGATACCAAAGGGTGTTTTGCTTGTTGGACCTCCAGGCACAGGTAAGACGCTCCTTGCAAAGGCCATAGCAGGCGAAGCAAATGTCCCGTTTTTCTCCATAAGCGGTTCAGACTTTGTGGAGATGTTTGTTGGTGTCGGTGCATCCCGTGTGAGAGACCTATTTAATCAGGGAAAAAAGAATGCGCCCTGCATAATTTTTATCGATGAAATAGATGCTGTAGGGAGACATAGGGGCGCAGGACTTGGGGGTGGCCACGACGAAAGGGAACAGACATTAAATCAACTCCTTGTAGAAATGGACGGATTTGAATCCAATGAGGGCGTCATTGTCATGTCTGCTACAAATAGACCTGATGTATTAGACCCGGCACTTTTAAGACCGGGAAGGTTTGACAGACAGGTAGTTGTATCTACTCCAGATGTAAAGGGTAGAGAGGCAATCCTCAAGGTTCATACAAGAAAGACGGTCATAGATAGTAAAGTGGATCTTTCCATCATAGCCAGAGGCACACCTGGTTTTTCAGGGGCAGACCTCGAGAATCTTGTAAATGAGGCAGCCCTTATCGCTGCCAGAAAATCCAAGAAAGCCATTGAAATGGAAGACTTTGAACATGCGAAAGATAAAGTACTCATGGGTGTAGAGAGGCGGAGTATGATCATCCCCTTCCAGGAACGTAAAAATACAGCCTATCATGAGGCAGGCCATGCCCTTGTGGCAAAGATGCTACCTAATGCAGATCCTATACATAAAGTTACCATCATACCAAGAGGAAGGGCATTGGGTATCACACAGCAATTACCTATAGATGAAAGACACACTTATCCAAAGGAATACCTCCTTGATAATATAACAATTCTTCTTGGTGGCAGGGCCGCTGAACAAATTGTTCTAAATCATGAGACAACTGGTGCAGGAAATGATATCGAGCGTGCTACAGAGATAGCAAGAAAGATGTTATGTGAATGGGGTATGAGCGACAAGCTGGGCCCTCTTAGCTATGGCAAAAACGAAGAACATATCTTTCTCGGCAAGGAAATTGCCCGACACCGTGATTTCAGCGAAAAGACGGCACAGGAGATAGATGAGGAGTTACGGAATATAGTCAATAGTTCTTTTGAAAGGGCGCGCAATATACTCACAAACAATATAGAAACCCTCCACGCAATAGCAAACAGATTGCTTGAAAAGGAATCTCTCGATGGACAGGAGATAGATGACATCATAAGGGAAACAACAGGTGAAAAAGGGGCTACTGCATAA
- a CDS encoding DUF4931 domain-containing protein, with amino-acid sequence MAELRKDPVTGNWCVVGYTILKGSSVGICPFCPGNEQLTPPTIKDIKNKDGAWAVRCFPASNPIFVIEVGENKRAEGIYDKMGNVGAHEIIVEHPVHNMTMSSFTEEDYDFLLRMYEDRIADLKKDKRFKYILIFKNHGELAGSYIFHPHSHVLATPIIPQRLELELYHSKLHFQKKDRCLFCDIVSQEIKQNKRIVSINNNFIAFCPFASRFPFEVWIMPRFHSAHFEQLGGDDIKMDLGLIIMGIMKRIERLTNAYTIVVHTSPNIRTFQDNHEDLLLIDQHFHWHIEILPRDIRSSKYKREDEFYVVPTTPEESASMLRSERV; translated from the coding sequence ATGGCAGAATTAAGAAAAGACCCGGTTACAGGCAATTGGTGTGTAGTAGGTTATACCATCCTTAAAGGCTCATCTGTTGGAATATGCCCGTTCTGTCCCGGCAATGAGCAATTAACCCCCCCTACCATCAAAGACATTAAAAACAAAGATGGTGCATGGGCTGTCCGTTGTTTCCCTGCATCTAATCCCATATTTGTCATCGAGGTAGGGGAAAACAAGAGGGCTGAAGGCATTTATGATAAGATGGGTAATGTGGGTGCCCACGAGATCATTGTGGAACATCCTGTGCATAATATGACTATGTCAAGCTTTACAGAGGAGGATTATGATTTTCTCCTTAGAATGTATGAAGACAGGATTGCCGATCTAAAAAAGGACAAGAGATTTAAATACATCCTCATATTTAAAAACCATGGAGAGCTTGCAGGTTCATATATATTTCATCCCCACTCACATGTCCTTGCTACACCCATAATACCCCAGAGATTAGAACTCGAACTCTATCACTCAAAACTCCATTTTCAAAAAAAGGATAGATGCCTTTTCTGTGACATAGTATCCCAGGAGATAAAACAGAATAAAAGGATAGTGAGCATAAACAACAACTTTATAGCATTTTGTCCTTTTGCCTCGAGATTCCCCTTTGAGGTTTGGATTATGCCCCGTTTTCACAGCGCCCATTTTGAACAATTAGGCGGAGATGACATAAAAATGGATTTGGGGCTAATTATAATGGGGATTATGAAAAGGATAGAGAGGCTTACAAATGCCTATACCATTGTAGTCCATACATCGCCTAATATAAGAACATTCCAGGACAACCATGAAGATTTATTGCTGATTGACCAACATTTTCACTGGCATATAGAGATACTACCAAGAGACATTAGATCATCAAAATACAAAAGAGAAGATGAGTTCTATGTAGTTCCCACCACTCCAGAAGAGTCTGCCAGTATGTTGAGGTCAGAAAGGGTTTAG
- the nrdD gene encoding anaerobic ribonucleoside-triphosphate reductase — protein sequence METTDLNLFVRTSEETLSDWSRDRIVHALMKETLIDEETAQEISKEVEQTIRKSGVKMVTAPLIRELVNAKLIEKGLETARKMHTRLGMPIYDVDSLILHPNKENANVPHGPEATNLTLAERIKKEYALLSVFSQDVADAHMNGDIHLHDLGFIDRPYCSGQSLEYIKRFGLNLPHSLSMAKPAKHPEVLLAHLIKFAAALQSNFAGAIGWDAINIFFAPYLEGMSDNDVKQLAQMLIFEFSQQAVARGGQAIFSDINLYWEVPKHFENTPAIGPGGTYTGKTYGEYEKEAQRFVWKLFEVYQEGDGAGRPFFFPKPIVHITEKFFKTEGWQDFLYHICNVASDKGNTYFVFDRGETAKISECCRLSFKLEERDLRDAKEPWRMRYCALQNVSLNLPRIAYLAKGDDTRLFNLLTERFILAVKAHKEKRSFLEKLLALGEDGPLSLLTMKQDDMPYLRFDLASHLIGMVGLNEMVQIHTGQELHSSKQALKFGLNIISHMNLLTDKIKKSEKIKVVLEQTPAESTSYRFAKLDLRYFSPASGRVVKGDIASGEIYYTNSTHLNVHAPMNPIERVTNEGKFHPLIEAGSISHIWLGEAHPTKEAIADFVIKTFKYTKNDQIAFSPEFTTCNRCHRTSRGLRDMCEYCNSRDVDGITRITGYFTKVSSWNKGKLGELKDRYRNEEYFSSMSRAINE from the coding sequence ATGGAGACTACAGATTTAAATCTTTTTGTAAGGACATCTGAGGAGACACTATCTGATTGGAGCAGGGACAGGATAGTCCATGCCCTTATGAAAGAGACCCTTATAGATGAAGAGACAGCCCAGGAGATCAGCAAAGAGGTAGAACAGACCATAAGAAAGTCAGGGGTCAAGATGGTTACAGCACCCCTGATAAGGGAACTCGTCAATGCAAAACTCATAGAGAAAGGCCTTGAGACCGCCAGAAAGATGCATACAAGGCTCGGTATGCCCATCTATGACGTAGATAGCCTTATCCTTCACCCAAATAAAGAAAACGCCAATGTCCCCCATGGGCCAGAGGCAACCAACCTTACCCTTGCCGAGAGGATAAAGAAGGAGTATGCTCTACTGTCGGTATTTTCCCAGGATGTGGCTGATGCCCATATGAACGGTGACATCCATCTCCATGACCTGGGGTTTATTGACAGGCCTTACTGCAGTGGCCAGTCCCTTGAATATATAAAAAGGTTTGGCCTCAATCTACCCCACTCCCTATCCATGGCAAAACCGGCAAAACACCCAGAGGTGCTCCTTGCCCATCTCATAAAGTTTGCCGCAGCCCTCCAGAGTAATTTTGCAGGTGCAATAGGTTGGGATGCCATAAATATATTCTTTGCACCTTATCTGGAAGGTATGAGCGACAATGATGTGAAACAACTGGCCCAGATGCTCATCTTTGAATTTTCCCAGCAGGCAGTGGCCAGAGGTGGACAGGCAATATTCTCTGATATAAATCTCTATTGGGAGGTGCCAAAACACTTTGAAAACACCCCTGCCATAGGGCCTGGCGGCACATATACAGGAAAGACATACGGTGAATACGAGAAAGAGGCACAGAGATTTGTCTGGAAACTCTTTGAAGTATATCAAGAAGGAGATGGCGCAGGAAGACCGTTTTTCTTCCCAAAACCCATAGTGCACATCACTGAAAAGTTTTTCAAGACAGAAGGATGGCAGGACTTTCTGTATCACATATGCAATGTAGCATCGGACAAAGGTAACACCTATTTTGTATTCGATAGGGGAGAGACCGCTAAGATTTCCGAGTGCTGCAGATTAAGCTTTAAGCTTGAAGAGAGGGACCTAAGGGATGCTAAAGAACCTTGGAGGATGAGATACTGTGCCCTTCAAAATGTCTCCCTTAATCTGCCCAGGATAGCATATCTGGCTAAAGGCGATGACACGAGATTATTTAATCTTCTCACAGAGAGGTTTATTCTTGCCGTAAAGGCTCACAAGGAAAAGAGGTCATTCCTTGAAAAACTCCTTGCCTTAGGTGAGGATGGACCTTTATCACTTCTCACCATGAAACAGGATGACATGCCATATCTCAGGTTTGACCTGGCATCCCACCTTATCGGTATGGTGGGATTGAACGAGATGGTGCAGATTCATACTGGCCAGGAACTCCATTCATCAAAACAGGCACTAAAGTTCGGACTCAATATTATATCCCATATGAATCTTCTCACAGACAAGATAAAAAAGAGTGAAAAGATAAAGGTTGTTTTAGAACAAACTCCTGCTGAAAGCACAAGCTACAGGTTTGCAAAACTTGACCTGAGGTATTTCTCCCCTGCATCAGGCAGAGTTGTAAAGGGCGATATAGCCTCAGGTGAGATATATTATACAAATTCAACCCATCTTAATGTCCATGCACCTATGAATCCCATAGAGAGGGTCACCAATGAAGGTAAATTTCACCCGTTAATAGAAGCAGGTTCTATATCCCACATATGGCTCGGTGAAGCACATCCCACAAAAGAGGCAATTGCCGACTTTGTGATAAAGACATTCAAATATACGAAAAATGACCAGATTGCCTTTTCACCTGAATTCACCACCTGTAATAGGTGCCACAGGACATCAAGGGGATTAAGGGATATGTGTGAATACTGTAATTCCAGAGATGTGGATGGTATCACAAGGATTACAGGATATTTCACAAAGGTTTCAAGTTGGAACAAAGGTAAACTCGGTGAATTAAAGGACAGATACAGAAATGAAGAATATTTTAGCAGCATGTCGCGTGCAATAAATGAATAG
- a CDS encoding thioredoxin family protein has protein sequence MNTVKIFYKDDCPMCPMAKRLKDRLVQENITVSEYNVETAKGLAEATFYDVMALPTIIIEDVHENELSRWRGMVPKLEEVINAVKSP, from the coding sequence ATGAACACAGTAAAGATCTTCTATAAAGACGATTGTCCCATGTGCCCTATGGCAAAGAGGCTAAAAGATCGTCTTGTCCAAGAAAACATCACGGTGTCAGAATACAATGTGGAGACGGCAAAAGGTCTTGCAGAGGCCACCTTTTATGATGTTATGGCACTGCCTACCATTATCATCGAAGATGTCCATGAAAACGAACTTAGTCGCTGGAGAGGCATGGTGCCTAAGTTGGAAGAGGTAATAAATGCCGTTAAAAGCCCATAA
- a CDS encoding anaerobic ribonucleoside-triphosphate reductase activating protein has translation MPLKAHNIPIKGFIETSFIDWRGHLSSVLFTGGCNFRCPYCHNSDLVLKHESLDDIPLDFILLRLKKFKRWVDHLVITGGEPTIHKGLEDLIRTFKKQEMSVKLDTNGSNPHMLKRLVYHGMIDYIAMDIKGPIEGYHRWCGTKVDIEKIKESIRFIMEGKIDYEFRMTVVPFLHKEKDIYEVARYISGAKRFYIQNFKPNNTLDPSYMTIKPFPPDKIKEIKDNVAKYIGTGDSSAAL, from the coding sequence ATGCCGTTAAAAGCCCATAATATACCTATAAAGGGATTTATAGAAACAAGCTTTATTGACTGGAGGGGGCATCTTTCATCTGTCCTCTTTACAGGTGGATGTAACTTTAGATGCCCTTATTGTCATAATTCAGACCTGGTTCTAAAACACGAGAGCCTGGATGATATACCATTAGATTTTATCCTCTTAAGACTTAAAAAATTCAAAAGATGGGTAGACCATCTGGTAATTACCGGTGGAGAGCCTACTATCCATAAAGGCCTGGAGGATCTCATAAGGACGTTTAAAAAACAAGAGATGTCTGTAAAACTTGATACAAACGGTTCAAATCCCCATATGTTAAAAAGGCTGGTATACCATGGTATGATAGACTATATTGCCATGGATATAAAAGGACCTATTGAAGGGTATCACAGGTGGTGTGGCACAAAGGTAGATATAGAAAAGATAAAAGAGAGTATTAGGTTCATAATGGAGGGCAAGATAGATTATGAGTTCAGAATGACTGTGGTGCCTTTTCTCCATAAGGAAAAGGATATATACGAGGTAGCCCGTTATATTTCAGGTGCAAAGAGGTTCTATATCCAGAATTTCAAGCCAAATAATACCCTTGACCCTTCATATATGACCATAAAACCGTTTCCACCAGACAAGATAAAAGAGATAAAGGATAATGTGGCAAAATACATTGGCACTGGGGACAGTTCTGCAGCGCTTTAA